Proteins encoded by one window of Lycium barbarum isolate Lr01 chromosome 11, ASM1917538v2, whole genome shotgun sequence:
- the LOC132617779 gene encoding xyloglucan galactosyltransferase XLT2-like — MLLNLSKRANTNEHDSSKKSKISIELKHALHSVKSQIPLNHCIWLLITIFLQILILFFLIRSSPPHPPPSNTPQLLALNPECQSGYVYVYDLPATFNTEFIDKCDELDPWKSRCRAVSNGGFGPRATGLERVVPEDVSPAWYWTDMYAAEVIYHNRMLSHKCRIMDPEKATAFYIPFYAGLDIGKFLWFNYTAKDRDKKSEMVLDWLKDQPTFTRAKGVDHFIMLGRLTWDFRRLTDNDSEWGSSLLYMPLMKNVFRLSVEKHQNDDLEESVPYPTGFHPRSESDIVKWQNYLRNYERTKLFSFVGAKREKIKNDFRGVLMEYCKSEENCRAVDCATTVCSDGAPAIMEAFLDSDFCLQPRGDGLTRRSTFDCMLAGSIPVYFWRGTFKGQYEWHLPWMAETYTVFIDNDDVRDTNGTLILKVLEGIHKDKVKEMRETLINLLPKFVYARSGDGLGSVKDAFDITIDRVLKRLKSRRDQLLSQ; from the coding sequence ATGCTGTTGAATCTCTCAAAGAGAGCCAACACTAACGAACATGATTCTTCAAAGAAATCCAAAATATCCATTGAGCTCAAACACGCTTTACACTCAGTCAAATCTCAAATCCCTTTAAACCATTGTATATGGCTTCTCATTACCATATTCCTTCAGATCCTCATCCTCTTCTTCCTCATCCGTTCTTCtccaccccacccacccccctCCAACACCCCACAACTACTCGCTCTCAACCCGGAATGCCAATCAGGTTATGTATACGTCTACGACCTCCCCGCGACTTTCAACACGGAGTTCATCGACAAGTGTGATGAACTGGACCCTTGGAAATCGCGCTGTAGAGCGGTTTCCAATGGGGGGTTCGGGCCCAGGGCTACTGGGCTCGAACGCGTTGTCCCAGAAGATGTCAGTCCAGCTTGGTACTGGACTGACATGTATGCTGCTGAGGTTATCTATCATAATAGAATGTTGTCGCACAAGTGTCGGATTATGGATCCTGAAAAAGCAACGGCGTTTTATATCCCGTTTTACGCGGGTCTTGATATTGGCAAGTTTTTATGGTTTAATTATACGGCTAAAGATCGAGATAAGAAAAGTGAAATGGTTCTTGATTGGTTGAAAGATCAACCAACTTTCACTAGAGCTAAAGGAGTTGACCATTTCATTATGCTTGGTAGATTAACTTGGGATTTTCGAAGATTAACTGATAATGATTCTGAATGGGGGTCTAGTCTACTTTACATGCCATTAATGAAGAACGTGTTTCGTTTATCAGTTGAGAAACATCAAAATGATGATTTAGAAGAAAGTGTTCCTTATCCAACTGGTTTTCACCCTCGGTCTGAATCTGACATAGTTAAATGGCAGAATTACCTACGTAACTACGAAAGAACTAAACTTTTTTCATTTGTTGGGGCCAAACGTGAGAAAATCAAGAATGATTTTCGAGGGGTATTAATGGAATATTGTAAAAGTGAGGAAAACTGTCGGGCTGTTGATTGTGCAACTACGGTTTGTTCTGATGGAGCACCTGCTATTATGGAAGCTTTTTTAGATTCCGATTTCTGTTTACAACCGCGTGGCGATGGGTTGACTAGACGGTCAACGTTCGACTGTATGTTGGCAGGTTCAATTCCAGTTTATTTTTGGAGAGGAACATTTAAAGGTCAGTATGAATGGCATTTGCCTTGGATGGCAGAGACTTATACAGTGTTtattgataatgatgatgtaagAGATACAAATGGGACTTTGATTTTGAAAGTATTGGAAGGTATACATAAAGATAAGGTAAAAGAAATGAGAGAGACATTGATTAATCTTCTTCCTAAGTTTGTTTATGCCAGATCAGGTGATGGTTTAGGGAGTGTTAAAGATGCATTTGATATCACTATAGATAGAGTATTGAAGAGATTGAAGTCTCGCAGAGATCAACTTCTTTCCCAgtga
- the LOC132619542 gene encoding uncharacterized protein LOC132619542 translates to MVQSENNRLVELLAKSGADRQRDLEMKDRALKLKEFKEENKILLSNLDSIGDPNIREFIRQEQKRIMDKRSQQFQQPQPQQSSAPYTQYFNDIGGSGNDLPEY, encoded by the coding sequence ATGGTCCAATCAGAAAATAATCGGCTTGTTGAGTTGTTGGCAAAGTCAGGTGCAGACAGGCAGCGAGATTTGGAGATGAAAGATAGAGCTTTGAAACTAAAAGaatttaaagaagaaaataaaattttattgtcGAATTTAGATTCTATTGGTGATCCAAATATTCGTGAATTTATTCGACAAGAACAAAAACGAATAATGGATAAAAGAAGTCAACAATTTCAACAGCCACAACCACAACAATCCTCTGCCCCATACACTCAATATTTTAATGATATTGGTGGATCTGGAAACGACCTACCAGAGTACTAA